Proteins encoded in a region of the Syntrophorhabdales bacterium genome:
- the rsmD gene encoding 16S rRNA (guanine(966)-N(2))-methyltransferase RsmD yields MGELRLTGGRLKGRKIRVPDNADARYTSSKVRAAIFNLVGDIEGCEVLDLFAGAGSLSVEALSRGAKRAVCVEKSGRMAEMLKENLKKMGLDKDCVVLNMDVIYAVPALASKEDAFDLILMDPPYDKGYVSMTLEILRSQSICRSETLLVVEHSKRERLPDFINPESVRSKLYGDTAVSLIACG; encoded by the coding sequence ATGGGAGAACTGCGTCTGACAGGTGGACGTCTGAAGGGTCGAAAAATCAGGGTGCCGGATAACGCTGACGCGCGGTATACTTCGTCGAAAGTGAGAGCGGCGATTTTTAACCTGGTCGGTGATATAGAGGGTTGCGAAGTCCTCGACCTGTTTGCCGGGGCGGGCTCGCTGTCCGTAGAGGCGCTGAGCAGGGGAGCAAAGCGAGCCGTCTGTGTGGAGAAAAGCGGGCGTATGGCAGAGATGCTCAAAGAGAACCTGAAGAAGATGGGCCTTGATAAGGATTGTGTTGTGTTGAATATGGATGTAATATATGCGGTGCCCGCGTTGGCTAGCAAAGAAGATGCATTCGACCTTATACTGATGGATCCGCCGTACGACAAGGGCTATGTTTCGATGACGCTGGAGATCCTGAGGAGCCAGAGTATTTGTCGCAGTGAAACTCTGCTGGTGGTGGAGCACTCAAAAAGAGAGCGGTTACCAGACTTTATAAACCCGGAGAGTGTGAGGAGCAAACTCTACGGAGATACGGCGGTTTCCTTGATCGCGTGTGGATGA
- the coaD gene encoding pantetheine-phosphate adenylyltransferase, whose protein sequence is MKETVAVYPGSFDPITYGHLDILHRGLKLFDTVICAIATNIEKKGLFTVPERKELIRQSIDGNKNVIVDSFDGLLVQYVQKVNARFVIRGLRAMSDFEYEFQMASMNRNLNCDMDTIFMMTSKDYFFVSSRTIKEVASFGGLIKGFVPPCVEEALRRKFPHT, encoded by the coding sequence ATGAAAGAAACAGTGGCGGTATACCCCGGTTCTTTTGATCCGATCACGTATGGGCATCTGGATATTTTGCATAGAGGCCTTAAGCTTTTCGACACAGTCATCTGCGCCATTGCGACTAACATCGAAAAGAAGGGGCTCTTTACCGTTCCCGAGCGCAAGGAGTTGATCCGGCAGTCGATAGACGGCAACAAGAATGTAATCGTCGACAGCTTTGACGGCTTGTTGGTTCAATACGTCCAGAAAGTTAATGCCCGGTTCGTCATACGCGGCTTGAGAGCCATGAGCGATTTTGAGTACGAGTTCCAAATGGCTTCAATGAACAGAAATCTCAACTGCGATATGGACACAATTTTCATGATGACGAGCAAGGACTACTTCTTTGTAAGCTCAAGAACCATCAAAGAAGTGGCAAGCTTCGGGGGGTTGATCAAAGGTTTTGTCCCACCCTGTGTCGAGGAAGCGCTAAGGAGAAAGTTTCCGCATACATGA